The Chrysoperla carnea chromosome X, inChrCarn1.1, whole genome shotgun sequence genome includes a region encoding these proteins:
- the LOC123303055 gene encoding receptor-interacting serine/threonine-protein kinase 1, producing the protein MDTESENLVTDAIPDPPRVRKVTPQQNTETPEETNNQDEVPKNNTYENNSDQDTKKKSKKRNTKSKSGITVNGISIANSIGVRIGNDITNNHYINTKIPGGACVNETSQSWKPKHQNDDVEIDFIKVAKLLTSNEKLETKHLDVISDHVGELWTLLGKKLGYSQGQLQQFKINHDEFDIKEVIYQMLLNWTQMNPEKATVAIIIEKLLSCNLKEVVKIFYG; encoded by the exons atggatACAGAAAGTGAAAATTTAGTAACAGATGCAATACCGGATCCACCAAGAGTTCGAAAAGTGACACCACAACAAAATACGGAAACTCCAGAGGAAACAAATAATCAAGATGAAGTGCCAAAGAataatacatatgaaaataacaGTGATCAAGatacaaagaaaaaatcaaaaaagcgAAATACAAAATCGAAAAGTGGCA tTACAGTAAACGGTATCAGCATTGCAAATTCGATAGGTGTAAGAATTGGTAATGATATTACCAATAatcattatataaatacaaaaataccaGGAGGCGCATGCGTAAATGAAACATCACAATCATGGAAACCAAAACACCAGAATGATGACGtggaaattgattttataaaagtagCAAAACTCTTAACTAGTAATGAAAAATTAGAAACGAAACATTTAGATGTAATATCGGATCATGTTGGGGAGCTTTGGACATTGTTAGGCAAAAAATTAGGATATTCACAGGGTCAATTACAACAATTTAAGATTAACCACGATGAGTTTGATATAAAAGAG gttATTTATCAAATGCTTCTGAATTGGACACAAATGAATCCAGAAAAGGCAACTGTGGcgattattattgaaaaattattgtcatgtaatttaaaagaagttgtaaaaatttttt acggatag
- the LOC123302168 gene encoding ceramide glucosyltransferase: MAPMIYTLYGFAIFFFIFWCGLWLLHLIAIVYGKWKLHNRDTLTPREVPYAGVSIIKPLVGVDPNLFVNLETFFTMNYPKYELLFCIENESDPAVMIVKKLLDKYPEVDSSLFIGGCEVGVNPKINNMQPGYACAKHEYILISDSGIRMKEDTLLDMMHHMRDDVALVHQLPFTCDRDGFAATFEKVFFGTVQARIYLAADLLRINCHTGMSALMRKQLLDDVGGLRAFGCYLAEDFFMAKSFTDRGWRICISSQPAWQNAGLCEVTSFQARLTRWAKLRVAMLPPTIILEPLSECMVIGMCASWAASLLFGWDSVVFYMIHILLWFLLDWILLSIVQNGALTFNKFDFVVAWMFRECSSPYLFLHALWDPTIRWRSRVFKLAWGGIAKELKSRIKY; the protein is encoded by the exons atggccCCAATGATTTATACACTATACGGATTTgcgatctttttttttatattctggtGTGGTTTATGGTTATTACATTTAATTGCAATTGTTTATGG aaaaTGGAAACTTCATAATCGAGATACATTAACGCCTAGAGAGGTGCCTTATGCGGGTGTATCAATAATAAAACCCCTCGTGGGCGTTGATcccaatttatttgtaaatttggaaacattttttacaatgaatTATCCTAAGTATGAGTTGTTATTTTGTATTGAGAATGAATCAGATCCGGCTGTTAtgattgtcaaaaaattattagataaataCCCAGAAGTGGATTCTTCATTATTTATAG GTGGTTGTGAAGTAGGAGTTAATCCAAAGATAAACAACATGCAGCCTGGTTATGCATGTGCTAAACATGAATATATTCTTATATCAGATAGTGGTATTAGAA TGAAAGAAGATACATTATTGGATATGATGCATCATATGCGTGACGATGTCGCATTAGTTCATCAACTGCCATTTACATGTGATCGAGATGGTTTTGCGGCCACTTTTGAAAAA gTATTTTTTGGAACAGTACAAGCGCGTATATATTTAGCTGCTGACTTGTTACGCATCAATTGTCATACGGGTATGTCAGCACTAATGCGAAAACAATTATTAGATGATGTGGGTGGTTTACGTGCGTTTGGGTGCTATTTAGCTGAAGATTTTTTTATGGCTAAATCATTTACGGATCGTGGTTGGCGAATATGTATTAGTAGTCAACCTGCTTGGCAAAATGCTGGTCTTTGTGAAGTAACTAGCTTTCAAGCGCGTTTAACAAG ATGGGCGAAATTACGTGTTGCAATGTTACCGCCCACAATAATTTTGGAGCCGTTGTCCGAATGCATGGTAATTGGTATGTGTGCGTCATGGGCAGCTTCCTTACTGTTTGGTTGGGATTCAGTTGTTTTTTATATGATACAtatacttttatggtttttattagATTGGATACTTTTATCCATTGTTCAG AATGGAGCGTTAACATTtaacaaatttgattttgttgtgGCTTGGATGTTTCGTGAGTGTTCTAgcccatatttatttttacatgcaCTTTGGGATCCAACAATTAGATGGCGTTCGCGTGTGTTTAAACTAGCATGGGGTGGGATTGCTAAAGAATTAAAatcaagaattaaatattaa
- the LOC123303056 gene encoding adenosine 3'-phospho 5'-phosphosulfate transporter 1 has protein sequence MNQNDIQITFLLLMSSTGIFIISSILVSSLNEIDTEYNWLIHLLLNVITYGTVILPGVLTFIFIKQTNYREKSGHGLIPNIIKSCLGSVVDGEDEYDDALRKAMNPPKPQTTTPRIKDNLLLLLCALGLQVFYLSWGILQEKVMTQKYIDESDQNKEYQFKDSQFLVFVNRILALIMSGWYIWLFKQPSYYMPFYKYIYCSFSNIMSSWCQYEALKFVSFPTQVLAKASKVIPVMIMGKIVSGKKFPNYEYYTAGIMSVGMLFFMLEAPNNNNKGTVTTFSGVTLLIMYIVLDSFTSNWQDALFKKYHMSSVQMMFGVNLFSCLFTAVSLFQQNEFISSLLFMYKFPSFTLDCLTLSVCSAAGQLLIFYTISKFGPVTFALIMTVRQFLAVFLSCLIYKHNISYLGIIGVSLVFGSVFLRYYCKQRCKISNVIIKT, from the exons atgaatcaaaatgatatacaaattac attCCTGTTGTTAATGTCCTCAAcaggtatttttataataagtagcATTTTAGTAAGttctttaaatgaaattgatacCGAATATAATTGGTTAATACATCTTTTATTAAATGTCATCACTTATGGAACCGTTATTTTACCGGGTGttcttacttttatttttatcaaacaaactAATTATCGAGAAAAATCTG GACATGGTCTGATACCAAATATCATAAAATCCTGTCTTGGATCTGTCGTGGATGGTGAAGATGAATATGACGATGCGCTCCGTAAAGCTATGAATCCACCGAAACCACAAACGACTACTCCCCGAATTAAGGATAATTTATTACTTCTACTATGTGCGCTAGGTTTACAAGTCTTTTATTTATCGTGGggtattttacaagaaaaagttATGACACAG aAATATATCGATGAAAGCgatcaaaataaagaatatcAATTTAAAGATTCACAATTTTTGGTATTTGTGAATAGAATTTTAGCTTTAATCATGTCTGGCTGGTATATTTGGTTGTTTAAACAGCCCTCATATTATATgcctttttataaatacatttattgctCTTTCTCGAATATCATGAGTTCATGGTGTCAATATGAAGCCTTAAAATTTGTTAGCTTTCCAACACAG GTTCTAGCCAAAGCATCAAAAGTAATACCAGTTATGATAATGGGAAAAATTGTTTCCGgtaaaaaatttcctaattaCGAATATTATACGGCTGGAATTATGTCTGTTGGAATGCTGTTTTTCATGCTAGAAGcaccaaataataataataaag GAACTGTAACGACATTCTCAGGTGTAACGCTACTGATCATGTACATTGTCTTGGACAGTTTTACATCGAATTGGCAGGATGCGCTTTTTAAGAAGTATCACATGAGCTCCGTACAAATGATGTTTGGTGTAAATTTATTCTCATGCTTGTTCACAGCGGTCTCATTATTTCAACAGAACGAGTTTATTTCGTcacttttatttatgtataaa TTTCCTAGTTTCACATTGGATTGTCTAACGTTGTCAGTGTGTTCAGCCGCTGGTcagttgttaatattttatacgatATCGAAGTTTGGACCAGTAACGTTTGCGTTAATAATGACGGTACGTCAGTTTTTGGCAGTGTTTCTATCATGTcttatatataaacataatattagtTATTTGGGTATTATTGGAGTCTCACTAGTCTTTGGTTCAGTATTTTTACGATACTATTGTAAGCAACGATGTAAAATTAGTAACGTTATAATAAAaacgtaa